A section of the Sedimentisphaera cyanobacteriorum genome encodes:
- the pyrF gene encoding orotidine-5'-phosphate decarboxylase, which produces MAKHFGDALYNAVLDKDSILCVGLDPVYGRLPEDIKKRYGNSANNIDSVIDATIEFCTRTLKVISEHVPAVKLNSAYFEKYYWDGIEAYYSLITEAESLGVQVIGDVKRGDIGHTCTAYADAHIKEPKFKSLNVVSPNAVTINGFAGADGIIPFADAANDSGSGIFVWVRASNPSAARLQDALTEEGVPFYQILSEITAEIADQPKRIGESGYSNVGMVIGGTTPEHTSSLRMKYPNVWFLVPGFGSQGGQPSDCIRFCKPDKTGALINSSRGIIYAYEKPEYKDKFGDDWESCIEQAVIDANDSLNQAMQF; this is translated from the coding sequence ATGGCTAAACATTTCGGAGATGCCTTATACAATGCAGTTTTAGACAAAGACAGTATTCTATGCGTAGGCTTAGATCCTGTGTATGGGCGTCTGCCAGAAGACATAAAAAAGCGTTACGGCAATTCTGCAAACAATATTGATTCTGTTATTGATGCAACTATCGAATTCTGCACTCGCACTTTGAAGGTAATTTCTGAACATGTCCCGGCTGTAAAGCTTAATTCGGCATACTTCGAGAAATACTACTGGGACGGAATCGAGGCGTACTACAGCCTTATCACTGAGGCCGAATCGCTCGGCGTGCAGGTGATCGGGGACGTAAAAAGGGGCGATATCGGACATACCTGCACAGCGTATGCCGACGCTCACATCAAGGAGCCCAAATTCAAAAGCCTCAATGTGGTTTCGCCGAATGCCGTAACAATAAACGGTTTTGCAGGCGCTGACGGTATAATTCCCTTTGCAGATGCAGCAAACGATTCTGGCAGCGGGATATTTGTATGGGTTCGTGCGAGCAACCCTTCCGCAGCAAGGCTTCAGGACGCCCTGACAGAAGAGGGCGTACCGTTTTATCAAATACTCTCAGAAATAACAGCAGAAATAGCCGACCAGCCCAAGAGGATTGGCGAATCAGGCTACAGCAATGTGGGCATGGTAATAGGCGGTACAACTCCAGAGCATACAAGCAGCTTAAGGATGAAGTATCCGAATGTATGGTTTCTAGTGCCAGGTTTCGGAAGCCAGGGCGGACAGCCTTCAGACTGCATAAGGTTCTGCAAGCCCGATAAAACAGGCGCACTGATAAACTCATCCCGCGGTATAATCTATGCTTATGAGAAGCCCGAATACAAAGATAAATTCGGAGACGACTGGGAAAGCTGCATAGAGCAGGCAGTTATCGATGCGAACGACTCACTGAATCAGGCAATGCAGTTTTGA
- a CDS encoding ATP-dependent 6-phosphofructokinase, with the protein MPGTNYDFTIKTLGRCTVNSPLSFSTTQGDYVANYASDERGIIYNIQLPRGDINLDIKKHQLVEKAGPRQEIYFDPAKVNAAVVTCGGLCPGLNAVIRSITHTLFYSYGVKRLTGIQYGYRGFLPEFGLPTVNLTPETVDDIHTKGGTILGSSRGHGDRAREIVDAVERMNINMLFIIGGDGTQKGSLDISREAEKRNLNISVVGIPKTIDNDLSFIERSFGFETAVSKAIDAVAAAHIEAKDACMGVGLVKLMGRESGFIAAHTALASQDVNFVLVPEVPFSLKGEKGFLATLEKRMKYKDHAVIVAAEGAGQDLLEAEKSKDASGNRRLADIGIYLKENIEEHFSSKNWDINLKFIDPSYIIRSAPPNPNDTIYCSRLGDNAVHGAMAGRTEFLISMIYNTYVHIPIPLATSKRNYIDPDGPLWRDVLSATGQPRLMQG; encoded by the coding sequence ATGCCCGGCACCAATTATGATTTTACTATCAAAACACTCGGCAGATGTACGGTAAATTCCCCGCTGAGCTTTTCAACAACTCAAGGCGATTATGTGGCGAATTACGCAAGCGACGAGCGGGGGATTATATATAATATCCAGCTGCCTCGAGGGGACATAAATTTAGACATAAAAAAGCATCAGCTGGTTGAAAAGGCCGGGCCAAGGCAGGAAATATATTTCGACCCTGCGAAAGTAAACGCAGCAGTTGTAACCTGCGGCGGGCTTTGCCCGGGGCTCAATGCTGTTATACGCTCTATAACGCATACTCTCTTCTACAGCTACGGAGTCAAAAGGCTTACAGGGATACAGTATGGTTATCGCGGCTTTCTGCCTGAATTTGGGCTGCCCACCGTAAATTTAACCCCAGAAACTGTTGACGATATACACACTAAGGGCGGCACAATTCTCGGCTCCTCTAGAGGCCACGGGGACCGCGCGAGAGAAATAGTTGATGCTGTTGAGCGAATGAACATAAATATGCTATTCATTATCGGCGGAGACGGTACTCAAAAGGGTTCTCTTGATATATCAAGGGAAGCGGAAAAGAGAAATTTGAATATATCAGTTGTTGGCATACCCAAAACGATAGATAATGATTTGAGCTTTATAGAGCGTTCATTCGGCTTTGAAACTGCCGTTTCAAAGGCCATTGATGCTGTGGCAGCCGCCCATATTGAGGCAAAAGATGCCTGTATGGGGGTAGGCCTAGTAAAACTTATGGGCAGGGAATCAGGCTTCATAGCTGCTCACACCGCCCTTGCAAGCCAGGACGTAAATTTTGTTCTTGTACCCGAAGTGCCTTTCAGTCTGAAGGGAGAAAAAGGATTCCTTGCAACGCTTGAAAAGAGAATGAAATATAAAGACCACGCAGTGATTGTTGCGGCTGAGGGCGCGGGGCAGGATCTGCTTGAAGCGGAAAAAAGCAAAGATGCCTCGGGAAATAGAAGGCTTGCTGATATAGGTATTTATCTCAAGGAAAACATCGAAGAGCATTTCTCTAGTAAAAATTGGGATATAAATCTTAAATTCATAGATCCAAGCTATATAATAAGAAGCGCCCCTCCAAACCCAAATGATACGATTTACTGCTCCCGCCTTGGAGATAATGCGGTACATGGAGCAATGGCCGGAAGGACAGAATTTCTGATAAGTATGATTTACAATACTTATGTTCACATACCGATCCCCTTGGCTACTTCAAAAAGGAATTACATTGACCCGGACGGGCCTTTATGGAGGGATGTTTTATCTGCTACAGGTCAGCCAAGACTCATGCAGGGTTAA
- the murD gene encoding UDP-N-acetylmuramoyl-L-alanine--D-glutamate ligase yields the protein MSEKLRDKTVLVMGLGKFGGGADAALYASKFAQKVTVTDLSNRDSLPQADALEAKDIQLVLGEHRESDFTECDVLIVNPAIAEDNRFVRKAEESGALVTSSIALFFQQCKGKIVGVTGSNGKSTTTSLIYHLLFYASKQNCIEGNVFLSGNIGNLPLLEILAQIGENDIAVLEISSFQAEQLDKFGLGPWAAVITNLTPNHLDRHGTFQNYCNAKKKLFLNQPEDGVSFLNRDDEVSAGWFEELKNTRKTVLYSSKSLPAEMIEKFNLPGEANKSNLAAAAAAAEELGIDRQTLSLALPSFKALPHRLQLTAEKNGVRWYNDSISTTPESTIAGAEAFSNPVILIAGGYDKKIPFDKMARVVSKRIKYAVLIGDTAEKIKELIESSPKNQCRVYLAGSLENACLKAWEKAEAGDNILLSPACASYDMFESFKQRGEIFTELAERITGND from the coding sequence ATGTCAGAAAAACTAAGGGATAAAACCGTTTTAGTGATGGGCCTTGGAAAATTCGGCGGCGGGGCGGATGCAGCCCTTTACGCCTCTAAATTTGCCCAAAAGGTAACTGTTACAGACTTGTCGAACAGAGATTCACTGCCTCAGGCAGACGCCCTTGAGGCTAAAGATATTCAGCTTGTGCTGGGTGAACACAGGGAGTCGGATTTTACAGAATGCGATGTACTTATAGTTAATCCAGCTATAGCTGAAGATAACAGGTTTGTGAGAAAAGCTGAAGAAAGCGGTGCATTAGTTACCTCTTCAATAGCCCTATTTTTCCAGCAGTGCAAAGGCAAAATAGTAGGCGTTACAGGCTCAAACGGCAAGAGCACTACAACCTCGCTTATTTACCATCTGCTTTTTTATGCATCAAAACAAAACTGCATTGAAGGCAATGTATTTTTAAGCGGAAATATAGGCAATCTCCCTCTGCTGGAAATATTGGCTCAAATCGGTGAAAATGATATCGCTGTCTTGGAAATTTCCAGCTTTCAGGCAGAGCAGCTCGATAAATTCGGGCTCGGGCCATGGGCAGCAGTTATCACAAATCTTACGCCCAACCATCTCGACAGGCACGGAACTTTCCAGAATTACTGCAATGCCAAGAAGAAGCTTTTCCTCAATCAGCCTGAAGACGGGGTTTCATTCCTGAACAGAGATGATGAGGTCTCTGCAGGCTGGTTTGAGGAATTGAAAAATACAAGGAAGACTGTGCTTTACAGCTCAAAATCATTGCCGGCTGAAATGATTGAAAAATTTAATCTTCCCGGCGAGGCAAATAAATCAAACCTTGCCGCAGCCGCCGCAGCAGCTGAAGAACTTGGAATTGACAGACAGACTTTATCGTTGGCGCTGCCCAGCTTCAAAGCCCTGCCTCACAGACTTCAGCTAACGGCAGAGAAGAACGGTGTGAGATGGTATAATGATTCAATTTCTACTACACCTGAAAGTACAATTGCAGGGGCTGAGGCATTTAGCAATCCCGTTATTCTTATAGCCGGCGGATACGACAAGAAAATCCCTTTCGATAAAATGGCAAGGGTTGTTTCAAAGAGGATTAAATATGCGGTTCTGATCGGGGACACTGCCGAAAAAATTAAAGAGCTTATAGAGAGCTCTCCGAAGAATCAGTGCAGAGTTTATTTAGCCGGCAGCCTTGAAAATGCATGCCTAAAGGCATGGGAAAAGGCTGAGGCAGGGGATAATATACTCCTTTCTCCTGCATGCGCAAGTTATGATATGTTTGAGAGTTTTAAGCAGCGGGGCGAGATATTTACTGAATTGGCGGAAAGGATAACAGGAAATGATTGA
- the folP gene encoding dihydropteroate synthase — translation MKLNIKNELKGRELPLVMGILNVTPDSFSDGGDYSDLKSAVMRADELICEGAEIIDVGAESTRPGAEPVSPEIQIERFYEVIKAVKAKHSTRISIDTQSSTAAEAALEAGADIINDISSGSDPKMFKLAAEKSAGIVLMHMQGTPRTMQKTPEYENVTFDVMEYLKKRKSSAVEAGVCEDNIILDPGIGFGKTLKHNLELTRNLRKIKDLGSPVLYGASRKSFIGKITGRQEAKNREGGTIASTIYAMQQGVSLIRVHRPGINLDAMRLYRTLEEGINPA, via the coding sequence ATGAAACTGAACATAAAAAATGAGCTTAAAGGAAGAGAGCTCCCGCTGGTTATGGGCATATTGAATGTAACGCCGGATTCTTTCAGTGACGGGGGAGATTATTCCGACCTTAAAAGTGCAGTGATGAGGGCAGATGAGCTCATCTGTGAGGGTGCTGAAATAATAGATGTAGGGGCTGAGTCCACCCGCCCGGGTGCCGAGCCTGTGAGCCCTGAGATTCAAATTGAGCGGTTTTACGAAGTAATAAAGGCTGTAAAAGCCAAACACAGCACCCGAATAAGCATTGACACTCAAAGCAGCACAGCGGCCGAAGCAGCTTTGGAGGCTGGGGCGGATATAATCAATGACATATCCAGCGGCTCTGATCCGAAGATGTTCAAACTTGCAGCGGAAAAGTCGGCAGGCATTGTGCTGATGCATATGCAGGGTACGCCCCGTACAATGCAGAAGACCCCTGAATACGAGAACGTTACTTTTGACGTTATGGAGTATCTTAAGAAGCGTAAATCCTCCGCAGTTGAGGCAGGGGTCTGCGAGGATAATATAATACTCGACCCGGGCATAGGATTCGGCAAAACTCTGAAGCACAACCTAGAGCTTACCAGAAACCTCAGAAAAATCAAAGATCTTGGCAGTCCGGTCTTGTACGGTGCGAGCAGGAAGAGTTTCATCGGTAAAATAACGGGCAGGCAAGAAGCAAAAAACAGAGAGGGCGGTACAATAGCCTCCACTATCTACGCAATGCAGCAGGGCGTTTCTTTAATTCGGGTTCACCGGCCTGGAATCAATCTTGATGCAATGAGGCTTTACAGGACTCTGGAAGAGGGGATTAACCCTGCATGA
- the amrB gene encoding AmmeMemoRadiSam system protein B yields MVAREMICAGSFYPSLKSDCQRAIDSLLQQVKEPQLDTNFEPKAAVVPHAGWEFCGDVTASVFNALKESEIHIDIFLLFGAVHLRGVLSAAVYNGSAWKTPMGIINANRQLADSLVKSSSVFEEDSRCHSGEHSLEVVCPFIKHLYPDAEICPVLVPPSEDAFQAGQQAAEAVKDLKDKNVFCIASSDLTHYGRRFDFAPAGEGETGCKWAKDVNDKAFIEAAVSMNAKSVLSKGIYERSSCGPGAVAAAVEYARQMGSKKGRLLKHTHSFEVISSNYLCSSDSSVGYAGIIF; encoded by the coding sequence ATGGTTGCCAGAGAGATGATATGCGCCGGAAGCTTTTATCCGTCCTTGAAAAGCGACTGCCAGAGAGCTATAGACTCTCTGCTACAGCAGGTGAAAGAACCTCAGCTCGATACAAATTTCGAGCCTAAAGCAGCAGTTGTTCCCCATGCCGGCTGGGAGTTTTGCGGTGATGTAACCGCTTCAGTATTTAATGCACTCAAAGAAAGCGAAATACATATTGATATATTTCTGCTCTTTGGTGCTGTTCATCTGAGGGGCGTGCTCAGCGCAGCGGTTTATAATGGCTCCGCTTGGAAGACGCCGATGGGCATAATTAACGCTAACCGCCAGCTTGCTGATTCTCTTGTTAAAAGCAGCTCTGTATTTGAAGAAGACAGCCGATGCCATTCAGGCGAACACAGCCTAGAAGTGGTGTGCCCGTTCATAAAACACCTGTACCCTGATGCAGAAATATGCCCTGTTCTTGTTCCGCCTTCAGAGGATGCATTTCAGGCAGGTCAGCAAGCGGCTGAGGCCGTTAAAGATCTGAAGGACAAAAATGTTTTCTGCATAGCTTCTTCTGATCTAACCCATTACGGCAGGAGGTTTGATTTCGCGCCCGCAGGAGAAGGAGAGACCGGCTGCAAATGGGCTAAAGATGTCAACGACAAGGCTTTCATTGAAGCAGCTGTATCTATGAACGCAAAATCAGTGCTCTCTAAAGGCATATACGAGAGGAGCTCATGCGGGCCTGGTGCTGTGGCTGCAGCGGTAGAGTATGCAAGGCAGATGGGCAGTAAAAAGGGCAGGCTGCTGAAACACACCCACAGCTTCGAGGTAATCAGTTCCAACTACCTTTGCAGCAGCGATTCTAGCGTTGGTTATGCAGGCATAATCTTTTAG
- the lipB gene encoding lipoyl(octanoyl) transferase LipB, which translates to MLIIADLGKTHFADVFKLQKTLVSKRRSGIILLTEHYPVITTGIRKDKNILLKDAEVLEKSGIELFAANRGGGATCHNVGQLVVYPVIELSRHQFGIRDYISALEKIGRKLFYSFGLKTSKRMGYPGLWKMEKKIASIGVRINSGLAYHGIALNLCNDLDIFNNIIPCGLEGVEVTSLEKEISGSVDFNEAKRRAAEILGQTFNEEYKCTQKTVSELAEDENISLQQLLQN; encoded by the coding sequence ATGCTGATAATTGCAGATTTAGGCAAAACACATTTCGCTGATGTTTTTAAGCTTCAGAAAACGCTCGTTTCGAAGCGAAGAAGCGGAATTATCCTGCTTACAGAGCATTACCCTGTAATAACAACCGGAATCCGTAAAGACAAGAACATCCTGCTGAAAGATGCAGAGGTTTTGGAGAAAAGCGGGATTGAGCTGTTCGCTGCAAACAGAGGCGGCGGGGCAACCTGCCACAATGTCGGGCAGCTGGTGGTTTATCCTGTGATTGAGCTAAGCAGGCATCAATTCGGGATTAGAGACTACATCTCGGCTTTGGAAAAAATCGGTCGGAAGCTTTTTTATTCCTTCGGCCTTAAAACTTCAAAACGCATGGGATATCCCGGGCTCTGGAAAATGGAAAAGAAAATTGCATCAATCGGTGTTCGTATAAATTCAGGGCTCGCCTACCATGGCATTGCCTTGAATCTCTGCAACGATTTGGATATATTCAATAATATAATCCCCTGCGGCCTTGAAGGGGTTGAGGTTACAAGCCTCGAAAAAGAGATATCAGGGTCTGTCGATTTTAATGAAGCGAAAAGAAGGGCAGCCGAAATTCTCGGCCAAACTTTTAATGAAGAATATAAATGCACACAAAAAACGGTTTCCGAGCTGGCTGAAGACGAAAATATCAGCCTCCAGCAGCTATTGCAAAACTGA
- a CDS encoding HYExAFE family protein, giving the protein MRNCYKNVYETVFSYWLEESGLDFEYIPQSGKTSLKRFDFLVSFPDFFAAVELKGRTVRTRRKITCSSFQNWITSADRDFISKAKQEGFVPLFVFAYRLDNPFCQCEYDIDYTLSEDRFIFRAVEAEKYLQNARVRSPRWNTICLSSMAFQELAIPAAELLNRKTIT; this is encoded by the coding sequence ATGCGCAATTGTTATAAAAATGTTTATGAAACTGTTTTCAGCTATTGGCTGGAAGAAAGCGGGCTTGATTTTGAATATATCCCTCAGAGCGGAAAAACAAGCTTAAAGAGGTTTGATTTTCTCGTTTCATTCCCTGATTTTTTCGCCGCAGTGGAGCTGAAGGGCAGAACAGTTAGAACACGGAGAAAGATTACGTGCAGTTCTTTTCAAAACTGGATTACCTCTGCGGACCGCGATTTTATCTCCAAAGCCAAGCAGGAAGGCTTTGTGCCTCTGTTTGTCTTCGCTTACAGGCTTGACAATCCATTCTGCCAGTGTGAATACGATATCGATTATACCCTCAGCGAGGACAGATTTATATTTAGGGCTGTAGAGGCCGAAAAATACCTGCAAAATGCAAGGGTTCGCAGTCCAAGGTGGAATACAATCTGTCTAAGTTCCATGGCTTTTCAAGAACTGGCCATCCCGGCAGCCGAACTCCTAAATAGAAAAACGATTACATAG
- a CDS encoding cob(I)yrinic acid a,c-diamide adenosyltransferase, which produces MIENGLVQIYTGEGKGKTTAALGLSLRAAGDGNRVLFAQYLKPENLQLCERKAIEQSKLPIDFKTIDIDWNMWSSPDNSHERKKAAELIEKSLADIDTLTSEGVYNVVVLDEIIYCLNIGLASLGQLKRMIDRKAVKVEIVLTGRGAKDEIIELADLVSDIECVKHPYNEGFRARKGIEY; this is translated from the coding sequence ATGATTGAAAATGGGTTAGTGCAAATATATACGGGTGAAGGCAAGGGGAAAACTACCGCAGCACTAGGTCTTTCCCTGCGTGCTGCCGGAGATGGAAACAGAGTCCTTTTTGCCCAGTACCTTAAGCCGGAAAATCTCCAGCTCTGCGAAAGGAAAGCCATCGAGCAGAGCAAACTACCTATAGATTTCAAAACTATCGATATAGATTGGAATATGTGGAGCTCTCCGGATAATTCACATGAAAGAAAGAAGGCTGCAGAGTTAATAGAGAAAAGCCTTGCAGATATAGACACGCTCACTTCTGAGGGGGTATATAATGTTGTGGTTCTTGATGAAATTATTTACTGCTTAAATATTGGGCTTGCCTCACTCGGACAGTTGAAAAGGATGATTGATAGAAAAGCAGTGAAGGTAGAAATAGTGCTTACAGGCAGGGGGGCAAAAGACGAAATTATTGAACTGGCCGACCTTGTATCTGATATTGAATGTGTGAAGCACCCTTACAATGAAGGGTTCAGAGCAAGAAAAGGTATTGAATACTGA
- the purE gene encoding 5-(carboxyamino)imidazole ribonucleotide mutase encodes MGDKNIKAAVIMGSDSDLSTMQKCIDTLKEFGIQPTVRVISAHRTPLEAADFADKAKENGYKVIIAAAGMAAHLAGSVAGRTELPVIGVPMQASEGPNGLDALLSTVQMPPGVPVASMAIGKAGAKNAAIFAAQIISLFDEEVDKKLKQFRTRQTEAVIAKDASINS; translated from the coding sequence ATGGGAGATAAAAACATTAAAGCAGCGGTAATTATGGGTTCAGACAGCGATCTTTCAACAATGCAGAAATGCATTGACACTCTCAAGGAATTCGGCATACAGCCCACAGTAAGGGTTATCTCCGCTCACCGCACTCCTCTTGAGGCCGCTGATTTTGCTGATAAGGCAAAGGAAAACGGCTATAAAGTTATTATCGCTGCTGCTGGAATGGCCGCCCATCTTGCAGGGTCTGTAGCAGGAAGGACAGAGCTTCCGGTAATTGGCGTGCCAATGCAGGCTTCTGAAGGCCCCAACGGGCTGGATGCCCTCCTCAGCACTGTACAAATGCCTCCGGGAGTGCCTGTGGCCTCGATGGCAATAGGCAAAGCCGGAGCGAAAAATGCAGCGATTTTTGCAGCGCAGATAATAAGCCTTTTCGATGAAGAAGTGGACAAAAAGCTCAAACAGTTCAGAACTCGCCAAACCGAAGCTGTGATTGCAAAAGACGCATCAATTAACAGTTAA
- the lipA gene encoding lipoyl synthase — MKNINAHKKRFPSWLKTKISASSSYCKTEELVNSLGINTICVEANCPNKGECWSRGTASVLILGNVCTRNCKFCSVPFGSPAPPDKREPEKLSRLTNELKISYLVITSVTRDDLPFGGAAHFRDTVLEIRKNNPHAAFELLTPDFAGCQDDAINIIVEALPFVFSHNIETVEELFPKARPQGSYKRSLELLQKFAERFPDVPLKSSFMLGLGETDAQIEKLLRDLKNCGAQRLAMGQYLKSSKSSLDVEEFITPEKFSYWRSLSLDMGFESVQASPFTRSSYMAESM, encoded by the coding sequence ATGAAGAATATAAATGCACACAAAAAACGGTTTCCGAGCTGGCTGAAGACGAAAATATCAGCCTCCAGCAGCTATTGCAAAACTGAAGAGCTGGTCAATTCTCTCGGTATAAACACAATCTGCGTAGAAGCAAACTGCCCAAATAAAGGCGAATGCTGGTCAAGGGGCACTGCGAGCGTTTTGATTCTGGGGAATGTATGCACAAGGAACTGCAAGTTCTGCTCAGTTCCGTTCGGCTCTCCCGCTCCGCCGGACAAGAGGGAGCCTGAAAAACTATCCAGATTAACAAATGAGCTGAAAATCAGTTATCTGGTTATTACAAGCGTTACCAGAGATGACCTTCCCTTTGGCGGCGCTGCTCATTTCAGAGATACCGTGCTGGAGATTCGCAAGAACAATCCGCATGCCGCTTTCGAACTGCTTACGCCCGATTTTGCCGGCTGCCAAGATGATGCGATCAATATAATAGTGGAAGCTTTGCCGTTTGTGTTTTCGCATAATATCGAAACGGTTGAAGAGCTTTTTCCAAAGGCAAGGCCGCAGGGCAGCTATAAGAGGTCTTTGGAGCTTTTGCAGAAATTTGCCGAAAGATTTCCGGATGTTCCGCTTAAATCATCCTTTATGCTCGGTCTTGGAGAAACGGATGCGCAGATTGAAAAGCTTCTCAGAGATTTGAAGAACTGCGGAGCCCAGCGATTGGCGATGGGGCAGTATCTAAAGTCTTCGAAATCCTCGCTTGATGTAGAGGAATTCATTACCCCCGAAAAATTCTCATACTGGCGCAGTCTATCGCTTGATATGGGTTTTGAATCTGTGCAGGCATCGCCCTTTACAAGAAGCTCTTATATGGCGGAATCTATGTAA
- a CDS encoding DegT/DnrJ/EryC1/StrS family aminotransferase, protein MNVPMLDLKKQFAGIKDEVMPAIEQVCQSQACCLGPAVEQFEKNASQFCNAEYSIAVSSGTDALLVSLMAAGIGRGDEVILPSFTFAATTGTAARLGAVPVFADISERTFNIDPVKIEEKVTPKTKAIIPVHLFGQMADMMPIMDIASRHGLTVIEDAAQSIGASQNGQSSGTIGDFGCFSFYPTKNLGAFGDAGMITTCSSENDSICRMIRNHGQNKQYEYERIGGNFRMDGIQGAVLNVKLKHLKDWERKRQANAAMYDELLKDVKQIQLPVIESGNVSVYNQYTIKAENRDQLKEYLRDNGIGSAVYYPAPLNKQKCFEYLSCSRETLPVTEKVCREVLSIPVSPEIERQQLEYTADKIREFYSC, encoded by the coding sequence ATGAACGTACCAATGTTAGACCTCAAAAAGCAGTTTGCAGGGATAAAGGATGAAGTAATGCCTGCTATAGAGCAGGTTTGCCAATCACAGGCCTGCTGCCTCGGTCCTGCTGTTGAGCAGTTCGAAAAAAACGCTTCGCAATTTTGCAATGCAGAGTATTCAATTGCAGTTTCAAGCGGAACAGACGCCCTTCTGGTATCGCTTATGGCGGCGGGTATCGGCAGGGGGGATGAAGTTATCCTGCCCTCGTTTACCTTCGCAGCAACTACGGGCACTGCCGCAAGGCTTGGTGCTGTGCCTGTTTTTGCTGACATTAGCGAAAGAACTTTCAACATAGACCCTGTCAAGATTGAAGAAAAGGTTACGCCTAAAACCAAGGCTATTATTCCTGTGCATTTGTTCGGGCAGATGGCTGATATGATGCCGATAATGGACATTGCATCAAGACACGGCTTAACTGTAATCGAAGATGCAGCCCAGAGCATAGGAGCTTCACAAAACGGCCAGTCCAGCGGAACAATAGGCGATTTCGGGTGCTTCTCGTTTTACCCGACAAAAAACCTCGGCGCTTTCGGCGATGCCGGAATGATAACAACTTGCAGCAGTGAGAATGACAGCATCTGCAGGATGATTAGGAACCACGGTCAGAATAAGCAGTACGAATACGAACGTATCGGCGGGAATTTCCGAATGGACGGGATTCAGGGAGCAGTTCTAAACGTAAAGCTAAAGCACCTGAAAGACTGGGAAAGAAAGAGACAGGCCAATGCTGCAATGTATGATGAACTTCTGAAGGATGTTAAGCAGATTCAGCTGCCTGTGATAGAAAGCGGGAACGTAAGCGTTTACAATCAGTACACAATAAAAGCCGAAAATCGGGATCAGCTCAAGGAATATCTCCGCGATAACGGCATAGGCAGCGCAGTGTATTACCCGGCTCCTCTTAACAAGCAGAAATGTTTTGAATATCTCAGCTGCAGCCGCGAAACTCTGCCCGTAACGGAAAAAGTATGCAGGGAGGTTCTTTCTATTCCCGTAAGCCCCGAGATAGAAAGGCAGCAGCTCGAATACACCGCAGATAAGATTCGTGAATTCTACAGCTGCTGA
- a CDS encoding type I phosphomannose isomerase catalytic subunit: MIYPIKFEPILVEKVWGGNSICSKYLNNPSDNRKIGESWLLSDIPGARSKIVNGQLKGLSINEIIERYPSELFGGGFSGGSFPLMIKIIDAGDRLSLQVHPDKKTCEQTGKGNPKTECWYILDAQPDSFIYKGLKEGVTPEQLREGIENSDCERLLQKVPVSPGECHFIPSGTFHAIGSGILIAEIQQPSDTTYRVYDWGRMGQDGNPRQLHIKEALECIENMPDPANNPATEGRLVEAEEFSVDKKSLNAGEAFRWDKGEMAAVFAAEGKGLIEGNFEGQVSYSPGECIILPYCFEGKIKADKKTDMLISRI, encoded by the coding sequence ATGATTTATCCAATAAAATTTGAACCAATTTTAGTTGAGAAAGTCTGGGGCGGGAATTCTATATGCAGTAAGTATCTGAACAACCCCTCGGACAACAGGAAAATCGGCGAGAGCTGGCTACTCTCTGATATACCAGGTGCGAGAAGCAAAATTGTCAATGGGCAGTTAAAAGGCCTGAGCATAAATGAAATAATTGAAAGATACCCTTCTGAGCTTTTTGGAGGGGGCTTTTCAGGCGGTTCATTTCCTCTTATGATAAAGATCATTGATGCAGGGGACAGGCTAAGCCTTCAGGTTCATCCAGACAAAAAGACCTGTGAACAAACTGGAAAAGGCAATCCGAAGACTGAATGCTGGTATATCCTTGATGCTCAGCCCGATTCGTTCATTTACAAAGGGCTCAAAGAAGGTGTTACACCTGAACAGCTCAGGGAAGGCATTGAAAACAGCGATTGCGAAAGACTGCTGCAGAAAGTGCCTGTCAGCCCTGGCGAGTGCCATTTTATCCCTTCCGGCACATTCCATGCTATAGGCAGCGGGATTCTCATCGCTGAGATTCAGCAGCCATCAGATACAACATACAGAGTTTATGACTGGGGGAGAATGGGGCAGGACGGAAATCCCCGCCAGCTGCACATCAAAGAGGCTTTAGAATGTATTGAGAATATGCCTGACCCTGCAAATAATCCAGCCACAGAGGGTAGGCTCGTGGAGGCTGAAGAATTCAGCGTGGATAAGAAGTCTTTAAATGCAGGTGAAGCCTTCCGTTGGGATAAAGGTGAGATGGCGGCTGTGTTTGCCGCTGAGGGTAAAGGTTTGATTGAAGGCAATTTCGAAGGGCAGGTGAGTTACAGCCCGGGCGAATGTATAATACTTCCGTATTGCTTTGAGGGTAAAATCAAAGCAGATAAAAAAACTGATATGCTCATTTCGAGAATTTGA